A single genomic interval of Terriglobus albidus harbors:
- a CDS encoding cold-shock protein — translation MEQGTVKWFNDAKGFGFLSRDNGEDVFVHHSAIQSNGFRSLQEGQQVQFNVSKGPKGWQAENVQIA, via the coding sequence ATGGAACAAGGAACAGTTAAGTGGTTCAACGACGCGAAAGGCTTTGGATTTCTGAGTCGCGATAACGGCGAAGACGTTTTCGTCCATCACAGCGCCATCCAGAGCAACGGCTTTCGCTCACTGCAGGAAGGCCAACAGGTTCAGTTCAATGTCAGCAAGGGGCCCAAGGGCTGGCAAGCTGAAAACGTCCAGATCGCCTAA
- a CDS encoding response regulator: MSTRPFPYRVLVVDDDPLLRELGSALLENQGYEVRCAEDGFEGLAALKQSLPDIIISDLRMPNMSGFEFLSVVRRRFPLIPVIVISGEFIGLAVPDSVLADAFFPKAGYKMTELFSKMEDLLHELPARPRTESHGNAAVWVRNGKGRIAVTCPECLRTFPLESAITGVNIAECDFCSSKVRFEIIDNVHRFVSVAKPEI; encoded by the coding sequence GTGTCTACGAGGCCCTTTCCATATCGTGTACTCGTTGTAGATGATGATCCTTTATTGCGGGAGTTGGGCTCCGCGTTGCTTGAGAACCAAGGCTACGAAGTTCGCTGTGCGGAAGACGGCTTTGAAGGACTGGCAGCTCTTAAGCAGTCCCTTCCTGACATCATTATTTCCGATTTACGCATGCCAAACATGAGCGGTTTCGAATTTCTATCTGTAGTCCGCAGACGCTTTCCTCTTATCCCTGTCATCGTTATTTCAGGAGAATTTATAGGCTTGGCTGTCCCAGATTCGGTCCTTGCGGATGCCTTTTTTCCAAAAGCTGGCTACAAAATGACTGAGTTGTTCTCGAAGATGGAGGACTTGCTTCACGAACTACCTGCGCGGCCGAGGACGGAAAGCCACGGGAATGCCGCAGTTTGGGTGCGGAATGGCAAAGGAAGAATTGCTGTTACCTGTCCCGAGTGTTTACGCACTTTCCCGTTGGAAAGTGCTATTACGGGAGTTAACATTGCAGAATGTGATTTCTGCTCCAGTAAAGTTCGTTTCGAAATCATCGACAATGTCCACAGATTTGTTTCTGTTGCAAAGCCGGAGATATGA
- a CDS encoding MBOAT family O-acyltransferase, with protein sequence MFLPIALIGYQLLSRFGRPALLFWLTASSLFFYGYWNPIYLLLLCGSMLMNFLVSTRVGEGRSESSRSRWLIGGIVVNLSLLVYYKYLFPILNFLHAHGAMPRGFANVILPLGISFFTFTQIAYLIDVRQNIAKRQGLLPYSVFVTVFPHLIAGPIIHPRELMPQLEEGRIGRLRSGNLALGVTWFMLGLGKKVLIADRVAPLADAMFGHVHEAGFTTTWVGILSYAVQLYFDFSGYSDMALGLAKMFGLDFPVNFNSPFKSQSVIEFWTRWHMTLSRYLNEYLYTPIVRKVNGWRMDAGKKVSKKAQTTPEGFASMVAFPLMTTMFLAGIWHGAGLQYLVFGLLHGFYLTVNHAWRLWTPRGHRLHQVVPAPVMILLTFVCVLVGMVFFRAANVGDGCYVVGTMFGLHGAGTAYAGFPYLSELPAISKFMGNLKLATLAIGFALLIVWGAPNTQEILEQTDKDHVWLPTLLPRLKWQANAVWSLGITAMFVAVILLLDATTRFLYFQF encoded by the coding sequence ATGTTTCTGCCGATAGCGCTGATTGGGTATCAGCTTCTATCGCGTTTTGGACGGCCCGCACTTCTTTTCTGGCTGACCGCTTCTTCGTTGTTCTTCTACGGCTACTGGAACCCGATCTACCTGCTGCTTCTGTGCGGGTCCATGTTGATGAACTTTCTTGTCTCGACACGCGTGGGAGAGGGCAGAAGCGAGAGCAGTCGCAGCCGATGGCTGATCGGCGGCATCGTCGTCAATCTTTCGCTGCTGGTCTATTACAAGTATCTGTTTCCGATTCTGAACTTCCTGCATGCCCATGGCGCGATGCCGCGCGGGTTTGCGAATGTGATTCTGCCGCTCGGGATCTCGTTCTTTACGTTCACGCAGATTGCTTACCTGATCGACGTTCGCCAGAATATTGCGAAGAGGCAGGGGCTGCTTCCGTACTCGGTGTTCGTGACCGTCTTTCCCCACCTGATTGCGGGACCGATTATCCATCCGCGCGAGTTGATGCCACAGCTGGAAGAGGGCCGTATTGGTCGGCTGCGGTCTGGCAACCTGGCCCTGGGCGTGACATGGTTCATGCTTGGCCTGGGGAAGAAGGTGCTGATTGCGGATCGCGTGGCTCCGCTGGCGGATGCCATGTTCGGTCATGTCCATGAGGCCGGCTTTACAACCACGTGGGTCGGCATCCTGAGCTATGCGGTTCAGTTGTATTTCGACTTCTCCGGTTATTCGGATATGGCGCTTGGACTGGCGAAGATGTTCGGCCTGGATTTCCCGGTTAACTTCAACTCTCCCTTCAAGTCGCAGAGTGTGATCGAATTCTGGACGCGCTGGCATATGACGCTGTCGCGCTATCTGAACGAGTATCTCTATACGCCAATCGTGCGCAAGGTAAACGGATGGCGGATGGACGCGGGCAAGAAGGTTTCAAAGAAGGCACAGACCACTCCTGAAGGTTTTGCAAGCATGGTGGCGTTTCCCTTGATGACGACCATGTTTCTGGCCGGCATCTGGCATGGGGCAGGGCTACAGTATCTTGTCTTCGGATTGCTGCATGGCTTCTATCTCACGGTGAACCACGCGTGGCGGTTATGGACACCGCGCGGGCATCGTCTGCACCAGGTAGTTCCGGCGCCGGTGATGATTCTGCTGACATTCGTATGCGTACTTGTGGGCATGGTCTTCTTCCGAGCGGCGAACGTAGGCGACGGTTGCTACGTGGTCGGCACGATGTTTGGATTGCATGGCGCGGGCACGGCTTATGCGGGATTTCCGTATCTGAGTGAGCTTCCGGCGATCTCGAAGTTTATGGGTAATCTGAAGCTGGCGACGCTGGCGATCGGGTTTGCCTTGCTGATCGTGTGGGGCGCTCCGAATACGCAGGAGATTCTGGAGCAGACGGATAAGGATCACGTTTGGCTACCGACATTGCTGCCGCGATTAAAGTGGCAGGCAAATGCAGTATGGAGCCTGGGAATCACGGCGATGTTCGTAGCTGTGATCTTGCTGCTCGATGCTACGACGCGGTTCCTGTACTTCCAGTTTTAA